A region from the Thermoplasmatales archaeon genome encodes:
- the comA gene encoding Phosphosulfolactate synthase yields the protein MSLFFDEYPRQTLIPDPKTMVIDRLLPGIDELLARSWRYFTVAKIGWGLPLLIENQQLRDRVKVYRDKGIDVSNGGTLLELASSKNKVGIVLDHLLQSGFSTIEMSEGVIDISKKEKKTIAEFARQNSMKLHIEVGRKNVGNQLSLEETIDRVNSALDFDPDVVIIEGRETGKSVEIYDSEGHIKWDWVSRIMETFDSSKIMFEAPLEEQQAQLITRIGPSVNLGNISLHSVLPLQSQRMGFRGDTFGGHVSPEIITGSPAAKFVYHIIASHMSIDQGQISRISGLSRRTVQIAIDSLTSQEVIKVANDPRDMRHHIYSVERIS from the coding sequence ATGTCATTGTTTTTTGACGAATATCCCAGGCAAACCCTGATTCCGGATCCAAAAACCATGGTCATCGACCGGTTGCTTCCTGGCATTGATGAATTGCTTGCCCGTTCATGGAGATATTTTACTGTCGCCAAAATAGGCTGGGGGCTGCCACTCCTGATTGAGAATCAACAGCTCAGGGACAGGGTAAAAGTATACCGGGATAAGGGCATAGATGTCTCTAATGGGGGTACACTACTCGAACTTGCATCTTCCAAGAACAAGGTTGGCATAGTGCTTGATCACCTGCTTCAATCCGGATTCTCTACCATAGAGATGAGCGAAGGTGTAATAGATATCTCGAAAAAGGAAAAGAAAACCATTGCTGAGTTTGCACGGCAGAACTCAATGAAGCTGCATATTGAGGTTGGAAGGAAGAATGTTGGAAACCAGCTTTCGCTTGAGGAGACAATTGACAGGGTCAACTCTGCGCTTGATTTTGACCCGGACGTTGTGATAATTGAGGGCAGGGAAACTGGCAAGAGTGTGGAGATATATGACAGCGAGGGCCACATAAAGTGGGATTGGGTTTCGAGGATAATGGAGACATTTGATTCTTCAAAGATAATGTTCGAAGCACCCCTCGAGGAGCAGCAGGCACAGCTGATCACGAGGATCGGGCCATCTGTAAATCTTGGAAACATATCACTGCATAGCGTTTTACCACTTCAGAGCCAGAGAATGGGTTTCAGGGGAGATACATTTGGAGGGCACGTGAGCCCGGAAATAATAACAGGGAGTCCTGCGGCCAAATTCGTATATCACATCATAGCTTCGCACATGTCCATTGACCAGGGTCAGATCAGCAGGATCTCAGGGCTTAGCAGGAGAACCGTGCAGATAGCCATAGATTCATTGACCTCGCAAGAAGTCATAAAAGTTGCAAATGATCCAAGGGATATGCGCCATCACATCTATTCGGTGGAGAGAATTTCCTGA
- a CDS encoding phosphoadenosine phosphosulfate reductase, whose protein sequence is MLDDRVNESSEILRKANREFGNRVVFLTSFSVEDNVITDLIAREKIQIRHVTLDTGRLPQETYDVMDAIAGRYGITPEILFPETDSIEDMVRTNGINLFRKSVYLRELCCRLRKVEPLNHLLSGYAAWMTGIRLDQTSTRKYSKVEELDTLHYGVKKFNPLLNWTSVEVWEYTKLFDIPFNALYARGYKSIGCAPCTRAVLPNENERSGRWWWEDSIRECGIHTSLPFHAKLREDD, encoded by the coding sequence ATGCTTGATGATAGGGTAAATGAGTCATCTGAAATTCTGCGGAAAGCTAATAGAGAATTTGGGAATAGGGTAGTTTTCTTGACCAGTTTCAGCGTGGAGGACAATGTCATAACGGATTTGATAGCCAGGGAAAAAATTCAAATCAGGCATGTCACGCTGGACACTGGTCGATTGCCGCAGGAGACATATGATGTCATGGATGCGATTGCCGGAAGATATGGAATTACTCCGGAAATCCTGTTCCCGGAGACGGATTCAATCGAAGACATGGTAAGGACGAATGGAATCAACCTGTTCAGGAAATCCGTCTATTTGAGAGAACTCTGTTGCAGACTCAGGAAAGTGGAACCGCTCAATCACCTGCTGTCTGGATATGCAGCCTGGATGACTGGAATAAGACTAGATCAGACGAGCACAAGAAAATACAGTAAGGTGGAGGAGCTGGATACCCTGCATTACGGAGTGAAGAAATTCAACCCGCTTCTAAACTGGACTTCCGTGGAAGTGTGGGAATACACTAAACTTTTTGATATACCATTCAACGCCCTTTACGCAAGAGGTTACAAGAGTATAGGATGTGCTCCGTGCACCAGAGCGGTCTTGCCAAATGAAAATGAAAGGAGCGGCAGATGGTGGTGGGAAGACAGCATCAGGGAATGCGGCATTCATACCTCTTTGCCATTTCATGCAAAACTAAGAGAGGATGATTGA
- a CDS encoding putative membrane protein — MSRVTDHMANERTYLAWVRTGITIMALGFVVAKFGIIIRELVPNAPATSYHLSAAIGIALVVAGGFMQVLALRSFLRNRASIERGTFEPSTAGEISAGIITLLIAVLLIVYLIITL; from the coding sequence ATGTCAAGGGTCACGGACCACATGGCCAATGAGCGTACATACCTGGCATGGGTACGCACGGGAATAACCATAATGGCTCTTGGTTTCGTTGTGGCAAAGTTCGGGATTATAATCAGGGAACTTGTGCCTAATGCACCCGCCACATCCTATCATTTATCAGCAGCAATTGGCATCGCTCTTGTTGTGGCCGGTGGATTCATGCAGGTCCTTGCACTACGCAGTTTCCTGCGGAATAGAGCAAGCATAGAAAGAGGGACATTTGAGCCATCCACAGCAGGGGAAATTTCGGCTGGAATAATCACCCTTCTTATCGCTGTTTTGCTGATAGTATATCTCATCATAACTCTCTGA
- a CDS encoding thymidylate kinase: MSLLFAAGRLYDLNGVVYGLRGREDSAQIGIIKSESERYYVISDRYMLSALAYQSVLVGERSVDLDWMMELNILAKIFTPHIEEKSGYRLRILGPSI, from the coding sequence ATGAGTCTCCTTTTTGCCGCAGGCAGGCTTTATGACCTTAACGGCGTAGTTTATGGCCTCAGAGGCAGAGAAGATTCCGCGCAGATAGGAATCATCAAGTCAGAAAGCGAGAGATATTACGTTATTTCTGACAGGTATATGCTTTCAGCGCTAGCCTATCAGAGTGTGCTGGTTGGCGAGAGAAGCGTTGATCTTGACTGGATGATGGAGCTCAATATACTGGCGAAGATATTCACCCCACATATCGAGGAAAAATCTGGGTACCGGTTAAGAATTCTCGGCCCCTCCATTTGA
- the rmlC gene encoding dTDP-4-dehydrorhamnose 3,5-epimerase has protein sequence MPFKLTNTEIPDVKVIEPIAFPDERGYFLESFKESDFSGMGIKRYFRQDNHSFSVAGTLRGLHFQKPPYSQGKLMRVVHGKIIDVAVDVRAGSPTYGKYVSRELSSENHLILWVPEGFAHGFLALTDAVVLYKATSEYNKNSEGGLIWNDPDVGVEWPFDKPVISEKDTKWPGLKEIKNVFEYGDRQ, from the coding sequence ATGCCATTCAAGCTAACTAACACAGAAATCCCTGACGTCAAGGTTATTGAACCCATTGCGTTTCCAGACGAACGAGGTTACTTTCTGGAGTCTTTCAAGGAGTCCGACTTCTCTGGCATGGGCATAAAGAGGTATTTCAGGCAGGATAACCATTCTTTTTCAGTTGCGGGTACTTTGAGGGGATTGCATTTCCAGAAACCGCCATATTCCCAGGGAAAACTGATGCGGGTAGTACATGGTAAGATAATTGATGTTGCTGTGGATGTTAGGGCAGGGTCCCCTACATATGGGAAGTATGTATCCAGAGAACTATCTTCGGAGAACCATCTGATTCTGTGGGTGCCGGAAGGCTTCGCTCACGGATTTCTTGCTTTGACAGATGCAGTGGTGCTGTACAAGGCAACGTCGGAGTATAACAAAAATTCCGAGGGAGGGTTGATATGGAATGACCCTGATGTCGGAGTGGAGTGGCCTTTTGATAAGCCGGTTATATCTGAGAAGGATACAAAGTGGCCAGGGCTGAAGGAAATTAAGAATGTATTCGAATATGGTGATAGACAATGA
- a CDS encoding putative transporter: MAFVQYYSGILTDKVGRRTILVYSQIPAVIFYLLIFYTIAVPYYFIPLLASWYGTIIINSIQYPAVQAAVADVTSVSDRLSGYTVMRIMANLGIAIGPLLGAYLAYYGLQYIFLVSAVVTVVEIVMLYALFKETYVPADHKPMMKGDLRKAYGQDRFFVFFIIIGIILGVFMRQRGSSFTVYTIVIENLPYSYLGYVWALNGALVVALQFPFLRLMTKFGNPMMWRGVGTLFYAISFFILTSSPVFLILVVFMTISTFGEDLLSPTTQSIITTMAPANMRGSYVGVYNLYTSFGGFAGAIIGLYLLFILQNIAALYWTYIGIGTLVVAVFYVFLSNMFSRRMTEVLSSDTVMQL; encoded by the coding sequence ATGGCATTTGTGCAGTATTACTCAGGCATACTCACAGATAAGGTCGGCAGGAGGACTATACTTGTCTATTCCCAGATTCCTGCAGTCATCTTCTACCTCCTGATATTTTACACCATTGCAGTGCCTTATTATTTCATCCCGTTACTGGCATCATGGTACGGAACAATAATAATCAATTCCATACAGTACCCGGCTGTCCAGGCTGCTGTTGCAGACGTTACTTCGGTGAGCGACAGGCTCTCTGGTTATACTGTCATGAGAATAATGGCAAACCTTGGAATAGCGATTGGCCCACTTTTGGGAGCGTACCTTGCATACTATGGGTTACAGTACATTTTTCTTGTCTCGGCTGTGGTCACCGTAGTGGAGATAGTAATGCTTTATGCTCTTTTCAAGGAGACGTACGTTCCTGCTGATCATAAACCCATGATGAAGGGTGATCTCAGGAAGGCGTACGGGCAGGACAGGTTCTTCGTCTTCTTTATAATAATAGGCATAATCCTCGGCGTGTTCATGCGGCAGAGAGGGTCCTCCTTTACTGTGTATACCATAGTGATCGAGAATCTCCCATACTCTTATCTCGGTTATGTCTGGGCGCTTAATGGCGCTTTAGTTGTTGCCCTTCAGTTCCCATTTCTGAGGCTGATGACAAAATTCGGCAACCCGATGATGTGGAGAGGAGTTGGAACTCTTTTCTATGCCATTTCCTTCTTCATACTGACATCATCGCCGGTATTCCTCATCCTGGTTGTGTTCATGACAATTTCCACCTTTGGGGAGGATTTGCTTTCACCGACCACACAGAGCATAATTACTACCATGGCACCTGCAAACATGAGGGGGTCGTATGTAGGGGTCTACAACCTGTATACAAGTTTTGGAGGGTTTGCTGGCGCTATAATAGGGCTTTATTTACTTTTCATACTGCAGAACATTGCGGCACTGTACTGGACGTATATAGGCATCGGTACCCTGGTGGTGGCTGTATTTTACGTATTTTTGAGCAACATGTTCTCCCGAAGGATGACCGAAGTTTTATCTTCCGACACGGTGATGCAGCTGTAA
- a CDS encoding UDP-galactose-4-epimerase: MKIFVTGGAGYIGRALVPMLVEKGHKVTVIDRKFLNYDDVESEYRDMGCNFITGDIRYFDPNLLKGHDGVIDLAALSNDPSGDLDPIKTWDINYLGRVRVARLAKKLGVSRYVVSSSCSVYGFLDSIADENTPTNPLTAYAQANVAVEEDNTKIADRNFTATALRLATAFGYSKRMRLDIAINAMTVYAYKDRKVRLMRDGTQYRPFVHIKDISAALLQTLESEPETVSGKIYNIGSDKLNVKLSDLAETVRKAVGIESEIEWYGDPDTRSYRASFRRAKEELGFEAKISIEEGVREIVEKLESGELVDMPEMHTVNQYKKLLASKDKQNGHGLNIENLLL, encoded by the coding sequence ATGAAAATCTTTGTAACCGGAGGAGCAGGATATATAGGCAGGGCTCTCGTGCCGATGCTTGTTGAGAAGGGGCACAAGGTCACGGTTATAGACAGAAAATTCCTTAACTATGATGATGTTGAAAGCGAGTACCGGGATATGGGGTGTAACTTCATAACCGGTGACATCAGGTACTTTGATCCAAACCTGCTGAAAGGACACGATGGCGTCATCGATCTTGCTGCTCTTTCCAATGATCCCAGTGGCGACCTGGACCCCATTAAGACTTGGGACATCAATTATCTTGGCAGGGTCAGGGTAGCAAGACTTGCAAAAAAGCTTGGGGTTTCCAGGTATGTTGTTTCCTCATCTTGTAGTGTGTATGGCTTTCTTGACTCTATAGCGGATGAGAATACCCCTACCAATCCCCTCACCGCATATGCCCAGGCCAATGTTGCAGTCGAGGAGGATAACACTAAAATAGCAGACAGGAACTTCACCGCCACTGCTCTGAGACTGGCAACAGCGTTCGGTTATTCCAAGAGGATGAGGCTGGACATTGCAATAAATGCCATGACAGTGTATGCCTATAAAGACAGGAAGGTGCGCCTGATGAGGGATGGCACCCAGTACAGGCCGTTTGTTCATATCAAGGATATTTCTGCAGCACTTTTACAAACGCTTGAATCGGAACCCGAGACTGTTTCAGGAAAGATATACAACATTGGATCGGACAAGCTGAACGTTAAACTGAGCGATCTGGCGGAAACAGTCAGGAAAGCTGTGGGCATTGAGTCAGAAATTGAGTGGTACGGTGACCCGGATACCAGGTCTTACAGGGCTTCCTTCAGGAGGGCAAAGGAAGAGTTGGGATTCGAAGCGAAGATATCTATTGAAGAAGGCGTCAGGGAAATAGTGGAGAAACTGGAATCGGGTGAACTCGTGGACATGCCCGAGATGCATACTGTCAACCAGTACAAAAAATTACTTGCCTCGAAAGACAAACAAAATGGGCATGGGCTGAACATTGAGAACCTGCTGCTCTAG
- the glmU_2 gene encoding Bifunctional protein GlmU yields the protein MKGVILHGGSGTRLRPLTYTDVKQLLPIAGKPVSEYVLNNIIELGIKDINVIIGEVGGREVQEYYGDGSRWGVKISYTYQGKPLGIAHAIGMVSDFVGNDEFVVALGDNYFQNGFTSLYEEYDSKNYDALIALTPVNDPKRFGIAEVEGKKIIRLVEKPKEPRSNLAIAGVYFLNQKIFPIIEKLKPSARGELEITDAIQNLITEGSRVTYSVIHGWWKDTGTVDEFLDCNRMVMDKLPENHSSIKTSAKILGRVNIEEGATVSDDSIIQGPCFIGSGSRIESSRIGPYTSIGRKCVISSSEIDDSIVMDNAQISLPNGNRMISSLIGPNVVIEHGKSVTAGYTFVLGRDSRVKL from the coding sequence ATGAAAGGTGTTATTCTCCATGGTGGAAGTGGAACAAGGCTTAGACCACTGACCTATACCGATGTCAAGCAACTGCTGCCAATCGCTGGTAAACCTGTCAGTGAATACGTTCTAAATAATATCATAGAGTTGGGAATAAAAGACATAAATGTCATTATCGGCGAGGTCGGCGGCAGGGAAGTGCAGGAATATTACGGAGATGGCAGCAGGTGGGGAGTCAAGATATCTTACACTTATCAGGGTAAGCCCCTGGGAATAGCTCATGCCATCGGCATGGTATCTGATTTTGTGGGAAATGATGAATTTGTCGTAGCGCTCGGAGACAATTACTTTCAGAATGGTTTCACATCCCTCTATGAAGAGTATGATTCTAAAAATTACGACGCCCTTATAGCTTTGACACCGGTGAATGACCCTAAAAGGTTTGGAATCGCCGAGGTGGAAGGAAAGAAAATAATCAGGCTGGTGGAGAAGCCAAAGGAACCCAGGTCAAACTTAGCCATAGCAGGTGTTTATTTCCTTAACCAGAAGATTTTTCCTATCATTGAGAAGCTAAAGCCCTCCGCCAGGGGAGAACTCGAAATTACCGATGCAATACAGAACCTTATAACCGAGGGAAGCAGAGTTACGTATTCAGTTATCCATGGCTGGTGGAAAGATACTGGAACAGTCGATGAGTTCCTCGATTGCAACAGGATGGTTATGGACAAGCTTCCCGAGAACCATTCCAGCATAAAGACCAGCGCAAAGATCCTTGGGAGGGTAAATATAGAGGAAGGGGCAACCGTATCTGATGATTCTATCATACAGGGTCCATGCTTCATCGGCAGTGGTTCCAGGATTGAAAGCAGCAGGATAGGACCATATACAAGCATAGGAAGAAAGTGTGTTATCAGCAGTAGCGAAATTGACGACTCAATTGTCATGGACAATGCCCAGATATCCTTACCCAACGGAAACAGAATGATCAGTAGCCTCATTGGACCCAATGTAGTCATCGAGCATGGTAAATCCGTTACTGCAGGATACACCTTTGTACTTGGCAGGGATTCACGTGTCAAGTTGTAG
- the aglP gene encoding Hexuronic acid methyltransferase AglP — protein sequence MMNQLKYQDLKSSDLILSKMMSNQYGSFVPKNHIANKLVWKYRYLQDIKAIRGNSTFLGLILSHLLRKENRLLNYKDWKKSWDYLPKEYVKRNFGIEFTDETPGKDIVEVFIDKIYSSFQGFAPTENDVILDVGAQFGDYALLCSNYAGSKEVISLEPLKDNFNILLKNLRINAAKNVDAYNYAASSSNGKTKLHISGNMGAKIGGGKIEEVSTVTLDSFYDKGPTLMKIDVEGFELDVLNGAKQILKDFRPRIILETHSRVLKNASIKFLSDFAYSVDFEGRKVFVDQPGMDYVQNVYFSAK from the coding sequence ATGATGAATCAACTTAAATATCAAGACTTGAAAAGCAGTGATCTTATTCTGAGTAAAATGATGAGTAACCAGTATGGTTCATTTGTACCAAAAAATCATATAGCAAACAAACTGGTCTGGAAATATCGCTACCTTCAAGATATAAAGGCAATCAGAGGTAATTCAACCTTTCTAGGATTGATTCTTTCCCACCTTTTAAGAAAGGAGAACAGGCTTTTGAACTATAAAGATTGGAAGAAAAGCTGGGATTATCTTCCAAAGGAATATGTGAAGAGAAACTTTGGTATAGAATTCACAGATGAGACTCCGGGGAAGGATATTGTAGAAGTCTTCATTGACAAAATATATAGCAGCTTTCAAGGGTTCGCTCCTACAGAAAACGATGTTATTCTAGATGTGGGCGCACAGTTTGGAGATTATGCCCTGCTGTGTTCAAATTATGCTGGAAGCAAAGAGGTAATAAGTCTTGAGCCTCTCAAAGATAACTTCAATATTCTACTGAAGAACCTCAGAATCAACGCTGCTAAGAATGTTGATGCTTACAATTATGCTGCCAGCTCTAGTAATGGTAAGACAAAACTACATATTTCCGGAAACATGGGTGCAAAAATCGGGGGTGGAAAAATAGAGGAAGTATCCACAGTCACCTTGGATTCATTCTACGACAAAGGACCAACGTTAATGAAGATTGATGTAGAAGGTTTTGAGTTGGATGTACTGAATGGAGCGAAACAAATCCTTAAGGATTTTAGACCTAGAATAATATTGGAGACCCATTCACGGGTACTTAAGAACGCGTCAATCAAATTTCTTTCGGACTTTGCATACTCTGTGGACTTTGAAGGTAGAAAAGTTTTTGTGGACCAGCCTGGGATGGACTATGTACAAAATGTTTATTTTTCTGCGAAGTAA
- a CDS encoding dTDP-4-dehydrorhamnose reductase, translated as MDRILIIGAGGQLGRELSELYPESIKLYHGNSGEFQVDAVNMGELERKIISIDPDLLINASALANVDRCEREKGYAYKVNGLSVGTMASCSRSLGIPFVHVSTDYIFDGNEGNYSECDFPNPINYYGLSKLVGDVFADSYENSLIVRTSGVFGHTSNFPRFVYNTLSEGKTVNAIPGYYSPIHARNLAAAIRDLVSLGQRGIINVAGERISRNDLAIQIAEFFDLPKDLIREPGEVKTMVARRPFDSSLNIEKAKSLLNTDFYSVKSNLEQFRKTVDK; from the coding sequence TTGGACAGAATTCTTATTATCGGTGCCGGCGGACAGCTTGGCAGAGAGCTTTCAGAACTGTATCCTGAATCGATCAAACTTTACCATGGAAATTCAGGCGAATTTCAAGTTGATGCAGTAAACATGGGGGAGTTGGAAAGGAAAATAATCTCCATTGACCCTGATCTGCTCATAAACGCTTCAGCTCTTGCAAATGTTGACAGGTGTGAAAGGGAGAAAGGCTATGCCTATAAGGTCAACGGCCTTTCGGTTGGGACCATGGCCTCGTGCTCAAGATCGCTTGGAATACCATTTGTGCATGTGTCCACAGATTACATTTTTGATGGAAATGAAGGCAATTATTCTGAATGTGATTTCCCGAACCCGATTAACTACTATGGACTGTCAAAACTGGTTGGCGATGTCTTTGCGGATTCATATGAGAATTCGCTTATAGTCAGGACATCGGGAGTGTTTGGTCATACTAGTAATTTTCCAAGGTTCGTTTATAATACACTCAGTGAGGGAAAAACAGTTAACGCTATACCAGGGTATTACTCTCCAATACACGCAAGGAACCTTGCAGCGGCAATACGGGATCTCGTTTCTCTCGGACAGAGAGGCATAATAAACGTTGCTGGTGAAAGAATATCAAGAAATGACCTGGCAATCCAGATTGCTGAATTCTTTGATCTGCCTAAAGACCTGATAAGAGAGCCTGGCGAAGTTAAAACGATGGTGGCGAGAAGACCTTTTGACTCCTCTCTTAACATAGAAAAGGCGAAGTCCTTGCTCAATACTGATTTCTATTCGGTCAAATCAAATCTTGAGCAATTCCGGAAAACGGTGGATAAGTGA
- the taw2_1 gene encoding Alpha-amino-alpha-carboxypropyl transferase Taw2, giving the protein MSIKNIMHARNKFKLAYKNYVSVMGNIWRGKNKIKVILQNGNSNYLSNDSAWNYAQLIANKNVHIAELPSDSNSIKFTYSGKSITIEDGIGDIWGVFAREEYAFLEVENEIVVDIGANIGDSPIYFALNGAKNVIALEPFPYSYNIALKNIKKNNIDDKIILLNAGYGKDGTIKINPDFENTAGSDLKSFNDGVDIKILSLKKLLSDYHIDMAVLKMDCEGGEYNLLKEDNDTLKKFKRIQIEYHYGYEKLLEKLENAGFTVTYSKPVKYFNKNATEPNMVMGYIYAKSGVLRNAFPQLTNNG; this is encoded by the coding sequence ATGAGTATAAAGAATATAATGCATGCTAGAAACAAATTTAAACTAGCGTACAAGAACTATGTGAGCGTTATGGGGAACATTTGGAGAGGAAAAAACAAGATTAAGGTTATCTTGCAGAATGGAAATTCAAACTATTTAAGCAACGATTCAGCTTGGAACTATGCTCAATTAATTGCTAATAAGAATGTCCATATTGCTGAATTACCCTCAGACAGTAATAGTATAAAATTTACTTATTCTGGTAAGAGCATAACAATAGAAGATGGTATCGGGGACATCTGGGGTGTTTTTGCCCGTGAGGAGTATGCTTTCCTTGAGGTTGAAAATGAAATAGTGGTAGATATAGGTGCTAATATTGGTGATTCCCCAATATATTTCGCATTAAATGGCGCAAAAAACGTTATCGCTTTAGAACCATTTCCCTACTCATATAACATAGCATTAAAAAATATCAAAAAAAATAATATCGATGACAAAATAATATTATTGAATGCTGGTTATGGTAAAGATGGTACTATAAAGATAAATCCTGATTTTGAAAACACCGCTGGTTCTGATTTAAAATCCTTCAATGATGGCGTGGATATTAAAATATTGTCATTGAAAAAGTTATTGAGTGATTACCATATAGATATGGCTGTTCTAAAGATGGATTGCGAAGGCGGTGAGTACAATTTACTTAAGGAGGATAACGATACCTTAAAGAAATTTAAAAGAATACAAATCGAGTATCACTACGGTTATGAAAAATTACTGGAAAAACTCGAAAATGCCGGATTCACTGTAACCTACTCTAAACCTGTGAAATATTTTAATAAAAATGCAACAGAACCGAATATGGTTATGGGTTATATCTATGCAAAATCAGGTGTGTTAAGAAACGCATTTCCACAGTTGACCAATAACGGATAA
- a CDS encoding sulfate adenylyltransferase, protein MVAKPHGGILVNLPDLKASSHDQKAQSVEVDSRTAVNLFLIKTGVYSPLSSFSSYNDYMSILQNQRLENGIPWSIPIVLDIDPSRYAISKGDLINLTRNGSILAEMLVDDIWDFDKSEFCKKIFGTNDPGHPGVMRTLEMGQKLVSGKLVSISGEPLPFSEYFLSPAQTREAFAKKSWKKIAAFQTRNIPHLGHEYIQKSALNFVDGLFINPVIGKKKRGDFRDEIILGAYQLVLDSYYAAENVLFSTLNYEMYYAGPREAVLHAIMRKNFGCTHFIVGRDHAGTGNFYKPYAAQENLLSFDDLGIEILPFEEVVYCNSCGWITTINNCPHGLDHVLRFSASLIRDKIRNKLEIPAQIIRRDEVEWIEKQDDIFEN, encoded by the coding sequence ATGGTGGCAAAACCACATGGGGGTATCCTGGTTAACTTACCTGATTTAAAGGCTTCCTCACATGACCAGAAGGCTCAATCCGTGGAGGTAGATTCCAGAACCGCAGTAAACCTCTTTCTTATTAAGACAGGGGTCTACAGCCCATTGTCTTCCTTCAGCAGCTACAACGATTATATGAGCATATTGCAGAATCAGAGGCTGGAGAACGGGATACCTTGGTCAATACCCATAGTGCTTGACATAGACCCTTCGAGGTATGCGATTTCCAAAGGGGATCTGATCAACCTTACGCGGAACGGCAGCATTCTTGCTGAGATGTTGGTAGACGATATATGGGATTTCGACAAAAGTGAATTTTGCAAAAAAATATTTGGCACAAATGACCCCGGGCATCCGGGAGTGATGAGAACACTGGAAATGGGACAGAAATTGGTATCAGGAAAGCTTGTCAGTATATCGGGAGAACCTCTGCCATTCTCAGAATACTTTCTGTCTCCAGCCCAAACTAGGGAAGCATTCGCTAAAAAGTCCTGGAAAAAAATAGCTGCATTCCAAACACGGAATATTCCTCATCTGGGGCATGAATACATACAGAAATCAGCACTTAATTTTGTGGATGGCTTATTCATAAATCCGGTTATAGGAAAGAAAAAGAGAGGAGACTTCAGGGATGAGATAATATTGGGGGCATACCAACTGGTGCTGGATTCATATTATGCCGCAGAGAATGTTTTATTTTCCACCCTGAATTATGAGATGTATTACGCAGGACCCAGGGAAGCCGTATTACACGCGATAATGAGGAAGAATTTTGGTTGCACTCATTTCATAGTTGGGAGAGATCATGCCGGTACCGGCAATTTTTATAAACCATATGCTGCACAGGAGAACTTACTAAGTTTTGATGATCTTGGAATAGAAATCCTCCCCTTTGAAGAGGTAGTTTATTGCAATTCATGTGGCTGGATCACCACCATAAACAACTGCCCTCATGGCCTCGATCACGTATTGAGGTTCAGTGCATCACTGATCAGGGATAAAATCCGGAACAAACTGGAAATTCCTGCCCAGATAATACGCAGGGACGAGGTTGAATGGATTGAAAAACAGGATGATATTTTTGAAAATTAG